One part of the Gordonia westfalica genome encodes these proteins:
- a CDS encoding DUF7572 family protein has protein sequence MKPATLVAEALPHMPPITNLYSTEDGFLLVLVVEVPDMTSILTSMGMQVPVSRSHLKPDVSVFLSDERGQVIDYDGDPANGLTPILSTDSKSFAMTINPDLATHADALAALGYELTEQETP, from the coding sequence ATGAAACCAGCAACCCTTGTGGCTGAAGCTCTTCCGCATATGCCGCCGATCACGAACCTGTACTCCACGGAGGATGGGTTCCTGTTGGTGTTGGTGGTGGAAGTGCCTGACATGACTTCGATTCTCACCAGCATGGGAATGCAGGTTCCCGTCTCGCGGTCGCATCTGAAACCGGATGTGTCGGTGTTCCTGTCGGATGAGCGTGGCCAGGTCATCGACTACGACGGTGACCCCGCCAACGGTTTGACCCCGATCCTGTCGACTGACTCGAAGTCGTTCGCGATGACCATCAACCCCGACCTCGCCACCCACGCTGATGCTTTGGCGGCACTCGGATATGAACTCACAGAACAGGAGACACCATGA
- a CDS encoding DUF7264 domain-containing protein → MTTVTLGWEGTKAEIPLYQNSDLVFSLDPIDATSGNITSWPVGAASTLYFFEGDPVRNATTPIISIPGVVEPPSIDYVVQQETLAPIIGRATHFLLTVSMPETPTQEYPLYYGKAVRRV, encoded by the coding sequence ATGACCACCGTCACCCTCGGATGGGAGGGAACGAAAGCGGAAATCCCCCTCTACCAGAACAGTGACCTGGTTTTCTCCCTCGACCCCATCGACGCCACCTCCGGCAACATCACATCGTGGCCGGTCGGTGCAGCATCGACCCTCTACTTTTTCGAAGGCGACCCCGTCCGGAACGCCACCACCCCCATCATCTCCATCCCCGGCGTGGTGGAACCACCCTCCATCGACTATGTGGTGCAACAGGAAACGCTGGCCCCCATCATCGGGCGGGCCACCCACTTCCTGCTCACGGTGTCGATGCCCGAAACCCCCACCCAGGAATATCCCCTCTACTACGGGAAAGCAGTCCGCCGTGTCTGA
- a CDS encoding phage tail fiber protein: MALATNAMKTALLNAYAAQGTWISLHTADPGSTGASEVSGGTPAYARQQTTWGTPASGSMTGSKVSINVPATTVVAAGVYSAQTSGTYLDKLSIPSTTVSANATIDVTPTITIT; the protein is encoded by the coding sequence ATGGCACTCGCCACCAACGCGATGAAAACCGCCCTGCTCAATGCGTATGCAGCGCAGGGAACGTGGATTTCCCTGCACACCGCCGACCCCGGCAGCACCGGCGCATCCGAGGTGTCGGGCGGTACCCCCGCGTATGCCCGCCAGCAGACGACCTGGGGGACTCCGGCGTCGGGTTCCATGACCGGGTCGAAGGTGTCGATCAACGTGCCCGCCACCACCGTCGTCGCGGCCGGCGTGTACTCGGCGCAAACCTCCGGCACCTATTTGGACAAACTGTCCATCCCCTCCACCACAGTCAGTGCGAACGCCACCATCGACGTCACCCCCACGATCACCATCACGTAG
- a CDS encoding DUF7572 family protein: MSMKPATLVAEALPHMPPITNLYSTEDGFLLVLVVEVPDMTSILTSMGMQVPVSRSHLKPDVSVFLSDERGQVIDYDGDPANGLTPILSTDSKSFAMTINPDLATHADALAALGYELTEQETP, from the coding sequence ATGAGTATGAAACCAGCAACCCTTGTGGCTGAAGCTCTTCCGCATATGCCGCCGATCACGAACCTGTACTCCACGGAGGATGGGTTCCTGTTGGTGTTGGTGGTGGAAGTGCCTGACATGACTTCGATTCTCACCAGCATGGGAATGCAGGTTCCCGTCTCGCGGTCGCATCTGAAACCGGATGTGTCGGTGTTCCTGTCGGATGAGCGTGGCCAGGTCATCGACTACGACGGTGACCCCGCCAACGGTTTGACCCCGATCCTGTCGACTGACTCGAAGTCGTTCGCGATGACCATCAACCCCGACCTCGCCACCCACGCTGATGCTTTGGCGGCACTCGGATATGAACTCACAGAACAGGAGACACCATGA
- a CDS encoding IS630 family transposase, whose translation MATRGPRAVDIVLTDDERRELEGWARRRTTASGLAMRSRIVLAAADGGSNTEVAQRLGLNRGTVRRWRGRFVEHRCEGLLDEPRPGRPRTVGDEQIKDLITATLETTPKNATHWSTRSMAEHLDMSQSTVSRVWRAFGLAPHKQDSWKLSKDPMFTEKVRDVVGLYMNPPERALVLCVDEKTQIQALDRTQPIFPMLPGTPQRASHDYVRNGTSSLYAALDIASGKVIGSLHSRHRATEFIGFLRKIDAEVPDELDVHLVMDNASTHKTPAVKRWLTAHPRFVVHFTPTSSSWMNLVERWFAELTTKKLQRSTHRTVRALNADIRAWIETWNDNPRPYVWVKTADQILDSIAHYCTRINDSGH comes from the coding sequence ATGGCAACCCGGGGTCCGCGAGCAGTGGATATTGTTCTGACCGATGACGAGCGCCGTGAGCTCGAAGGGTGGGCGCGTCGGCGAACGACGGCCTCGGGTTTGGCGATGCGATCACGAATCGTTCTCGCTGCCGCAGATGGCGGGTCGAATACCGAAGTGGCACAACGACTCGGCCTCAACCGAGGTACCGTGCGGCGATGGCGAGGCCGGTTCGTCGAGCACCGCTGCGAGGGGTTGCTCGACGAACCCCGGCCCGGGCGACCTCGAACCGTCGGCGACGAGCAGATCAAAGACCTGATCACCGCAACTCTCGAGACCACTCCGAAGAATGCGACACACTGGTCGACTCGGTCGATGGCTGAGCATCTCGACATGTCGCAGTCAACTGTTTCGCGTGTATGGAGAGCGTTCGGATTGGCTCCACACAAACAGGATTCGTGGAAGCTGTCGAAAGATCCCATGTTCACCGAAAAGGTCCGCGACGTCGTCGGGCTCTACATGAACCCACCCGAACGTGCCCTGGTGCTCTGCGTTGACGAGAAGACCCAGATCCAAGCGCTCGATCGCACCCAGCCGATCTTTCCCATGCTCCCGGGCACCCCGCAACGGGCCAGCCACGACTACGTGCGCAACGGCACCTCCAGCCTGTACGCGGCGTTGGACATCGCGTCGGGCAAAGTCATCGGTTCGCTTCACTCACGGCATCGCGCAACGGAATTCATCGGATTCCTCCGCAAGATCGACGCCGAGGTACCCGACGAGCTCGACGTCCACCTGGTCATGGACAATGCCTCCACCCACAAGACACCCGCGGTCAAGCGATGGCTGACCGCGCACCCGCGGTTTGTTGTCCACTTCACCCCCACCAGCTCATCCTGGATGAACCTCGTCGAACGCTGGTTCGCCGAACTGACCACCAAGAAACTCCAACGCTCCACCCACCGCACCGTACGAGCACTCAATGCCGACATCAGAGCGTGGATCGAGACCTGGAACGACAACCCCCGCCCCTACGTGTGGGTCAAGACCGCTGACCAGATCCTCGACTCCATCGCCCACTACTGCACACGAATTAATGACTCAGGACACTAG
- a CDS encoding PE-PPE domain-containing protein gives MIELLWVDGTWAPRGGSPASEALRRALDPRKVKFTYVPYPADFGPATGMGDLSYEESKAIGAAALDRAVTESRELVVVGGYSAGAAVAVKYARDILPRRPRHQVLAVATLGDPHTPVHHGRSGIAGALHVPRPRFTEWAPGDPIADLPLGSPLRTVADLTGWMSVRTPEAARAWAFKTAERLAVAQPWWNPFRWPDFARAGEDIRNYLGTAHSTDYDGGGHAKRLARMIEGVS, from the coding sequence ATGATCGAACTTCTCTGGGTCGACGGAACTTGGGCACCCCGCGGCGGCTCCCCCGCGTCGGAGGCGCTGCGCCGCGCGCTCGACCCCCGCAAGGTGAAGTTCACGTATGTGCCGTACCCGGCCGACTTCGGCCCGGCGACCGGCATGGGCGACCTGTCGTATGAGGAGTCGAAAGCGATCGGCGCGGCAGCGTTGGATCGAGCTGTCACCGAATCCCGCGAACTCGTGGTCGTCGGCGGCTACAGTGCGGGCGCGGCGGTCGCAGTGAAGTACGCGCGCGACATCCTGCCTCGGCGGCCTCGCCATCAGGTGCTCGCCGTCGCGACGCTGGGCGACCCGCACACGCCGGTGCATCACGGCCGGTCCGGGATCGCCGGGGCGCTGCACGTCCCGCGGCCTCGGTTCACCGAGTGGGCGCCGGGTGATCCGATCGCCGACCTGCCGCTAGGTTCACCGCTGCGCACGGTCGCCGACCTAACCGGGTGGATGTCGGTGCGCACACCCGAGGCCGCCCGCGCCTGGGCGTTCAAGACCGCTGAACGTCTGGCGGTGGCGCAGCCGTGGTGGAATCCGTTCCGCTGGCCCGATTTCGCGCGTGCGGGGGAGGACATCCGCAACTATCTCGGCACTGCGCATTCCACGGACTACGACGGTGGTGGCCACGCTAAGCGGTTGGCCCGCATGATCGAAGGGGTGAGTTAG
- a CDS encoding putative phage holin, whose amino-acid sequence MELIADWALVVLAVLATVYTICYAAWQYWWKERVSLIYLGKSTLMSLVFLQISASVWAGTDYPGRAWIRFILYSGGAVMMLALLVMLLVLQYKTRRDRWAAGDFRRPWQVWRDEIRAWWAGRS is encoded by the coding sequence GTGGAGCTGATAGCCGACTGGGCACTTGTGGTGCTCGCCGTGCTGGCCACCGTCTACACCATCTGCTACGCCGCATGGCAGTACTGGTGGAAGGAGCGGGTGTCACTCATCTACCTAGGCAAGTCGACCCTGATGTCGCTGGTCTTTCTCCAGATCTCGGCGTCAGTGTGGGCGGGTACTGACTATCCGGGGCGGGCGTGGATTCGATTCATCCTGTACTCGGGTGGCGCCGTGATGATGCTCGCGCTCCTGGTGATGCTGCTGGTGTTGCAGTACAAGACCCGCCGTGACCGTTGGGCGGCAGGCGACTTCCGCCGGCCATGGCAAGTGTGGCGCGACGAGATCCGAGCATGGTGGGCAGGACGGTCATGA
- a CDS encoding DUF7620 family protein, which translates to MWGFKTKGASAHEVDARSKRNARSAEEARSESARLAERARPVQRELRDQLERNHWAELIFGRLN; encoded by the coding sequence ATGTGGGGATTCAAGACCAAGGGGGCGAGCGCGCACGAAGTTGATGCGCGCTCGAAGCGAAACGCGCGATCGGCCGAAGAAGCCCGGTCCGAAAGCGCACGGCTCGCCGAACGGGCGCGGCCGGTACAGCGGGAGCTTCGTGACCAGTTGGAACGCAACCACTGGGCCGAGCTGATCTTCGGAAGGCTGAACTAG
- a CDS encoding peptidoglycan recognition protein family protein, with translation MGSVHAPHRLVRRDAAGYRAALVSRARVATPPRAERCCHAVRRRRRMARGHRLVAGHPANNGNAVTIGIEAAHNGTAAWSEAQYGAYLKVVRAINKRLGNPWNKVVAHKEYGAIQGKWDPGNLDMKLFRQRLLQAPDKPLVVMNMIELEAKENPWVGVRKAKPGAGGERKVGRDGKGRFVEYENAHIYFHPATGAHAIPHGGLFEAYAERKWETGELGFPVRDFTKLADGAVMAFQGGVLYRKDGKDHHVVKGVIGQRWALEGYEKGPLGWPTSDEISNGTGGKRQAFEHGVLEWDPSGAVKKIGDAAKDLTLVNAAGIPLAVEAVDLIAA, from the coding sequence CTGGGGTCCGTTCATGCACCACACCGGCTCGTTCGGCGAGACGCCGCGGGGTATCGCGCAGCACTCGTCTCTCGGGCTCGCGTCGCAACTCCACCTCGCGCCGAACGGTGTTGTCACGCTGTGCGGCGTCGGCGTCGCATGGCACGCGGGCACCGGCTCGTGGCCGGGCATCCCGCGAACAACGGCAACGCCGTGACGATCGGCATCGAGGCCGCACACAACGGCACCGCGGCATGGTCGGAGGCCCAGTACGGCGCATACCTGAAGGTCGTCCGGGCCATCAACAAGCGCCTCGGCAACCCGTGGAACAAGGTCGTCGCGCACAAGGAGTACGGCGCGATCCAGGGCAAGTGGGACCCCGGGAACCTCGACATGAAGCTGTTCCGTCAGCGGCTCCTCCAGGCACCGGATAAGCCGCTCGTGGTCATGAACATGATCGAGCTCGAGGCCAAGGAGAATCCGTGGGTCGGCGTCCGTAAGGCGAAGCCCGGCGCCGGGGGTGAGCGCAAGGTCGGCCGCGACGGTAAGGGCCGGTTCGTCGAGTACGAGAACGCGCACATCTACTTTCACCCGGCGACCGGCGCGCACGCCATCCCGCACGGCGGCCTGTTCGAGGCGTACGCCGAGCGCAAGTGGGAGACCGGCGAACTCGGCTTCCCGGTGCGCGACTTCACCAAGCTCGCCGACGGCGCAGTCATGGCGTTCCAGGGTGGCGTGCTCTACCGCAAGGACGGCAAGGACCACCACGTCGTGAAGGGCGTCATCGGCCAGCGCTGGGCGCTCGAGGGCTACGAGAAGGGCCCGCTCGGCTGGCCGACGTCGGACGAGATCTCGAACGGCACGGGCGGCAAGCGTCAGGCGTTCGAGCACGGCGTCCTCGAGTGGGACCCCTCAGGCGCGGTGAAGAAGATCGGCGACGCCGCGAAGGATCTCACTCTCGTCAACGCGGCCGGCATCCCGCTGGCCGTCGAAGCAGTCGACCTCATCGCGGCCTGA
- a CDS encoding phage gene 29 protein family protein — protein MSFKQWADMSDEEREAEAQAVSVLFIGLPGVVGAPLVMGPDYWVDVARHLVECGVRLVADSIKHYEPGDSLEASKAAGKWCYDSHEPDETYEQRIARLADEEHQNYLAKVEEMKARQANTQERVVQAEAVAFAAEVKRRKADGTFDGSPHAGINPKLSNPTELFTLHPFGCGDSPMPTGGNYG, from the coding sequence GTGTCTTTCAAGCAGTGGGCTGACATGTCCGATGAGGAACGTGAAGCCGAAGCGCAGGCGGTGTCGGTGTTGTTTATCGGCCTGCCTGGTGTGGTGGGTGCCCCGCTGGTGATGGGACCCGACTATTGGGTGGATGTTGCCCGCCATCTGGTGGAGTGCGGTGTCCGGCTGGTGGCGGATTCGATCAAGCACTATGAACCGGGGGACAGCTTGGAGGCGTCGAAGGCTGCGGGGAAGTGGTGTTACGACTCGCATGAGCCGGATGAAACGTATGAGCAGCGGATCGCCCGGCTGGCTGATGAGGAGCATCAGAACTATCTGGCGAAGGTGGAGGAGATGAAGGCCCGCCAGGCGAATACGCAGGAGCGGGTGGTGCAGGCAGAGGCTGTGGCGTTCGCCGCGGAGGTGAAGCGCCGCAAGGCGGATGGAACGTTCGACGGTTCCCCGCACGCCGGCATCAACCCGAAGCTCTCTAACCCAACAGAACTTTTCACCCTGCACCCGTTCGGGTGTGGGGATTCACCCATGCCCACAGGAGGCAATTATGGCTGA
- a CDS encoding phage gene 29 protein family protein, with amino-acid sequence MILLQNPYVRRFVLELASIAVEGLYAFLCADKGIQMTVWEDDWRDRRDICQRMIARKLGVSQERRLNARSLTVTAVDRVEVRDFLEANHIQGATAMSEAFGLRDGGELVAVMCMKWRTKTEVELVRFATSVIVRGGHSRLLKHAVAAMQPQRVVTFADHAVSDGGLYEQCGFIKDGELRPDYTYYFRGERVHKFLFRLKRFRNDPNLLWDESWTEQQAAAENKIPRIWDYGKTRYVLDIPGRAWPPERGHSVFQAVADMSDEEREAEAQAVSVLFIGLPGVVGAPLVMGPDYWVDVARHLVECGVRLVADSIKHYEPGDSLEASKAAGKWCYDSHEPDETYEQRIARLADEEHQNYLAKVEEMKAARRIRRSGWCRQRLWRSPRR; translated from the coding sequence ATGATATTATTGCAAAATCCTTATGTTCGACGGTTCGTTCTCGAACTCGCGTCCATCGCGGTCGAGGGCCTGTACGCATTCTTGTGCGCCGACAAGGGCATCCAGATGACTGTGTGGGAAGACGACTGGCGTGACCGCCGGGACATCTGCCAACGCATGATCGCCCGCAAGCTGGGCGTGTCTCAGGAACGCCGGCTGAATGCGCGCAGTCTCACCGTGACCGCGGTAGATCGGGTGGAGGTCCGCGACTTCCTCGAGGCCAACCACATTCAGGGTGCGACCGCAATGAGTGAAGCGTTCGGTTTGCGCGATGGTGGCGAGTTGGTCGCGGTGATGTGCATGAAGTGGCGCACCAAGACTGAGGTGGAGTTGGTGCGGTTCGCCACCTCGGTGATCGTGCGGGGTGGGCATTCGCGGCTGCTGAAGCACGCTGTCGCTGCGATGCAACCACAACGGGTGGTGACATTCGCCGACCACGCCGTCTCTGACGGAGGCCTGTACGAGCAGTGCGGTTTCATCAAAGATGGCGAGCTGCGACCGGATTACACCTACTACTTCCGTGGCGAACGGGTGCACAAGTTCCTGTTCCGCCTGAAGCGGTTCCGCAACGACCCAAACCTGTTGTGGGACGAGTCGTGGACCGAGCAGCAGGCCGCGGCGGAGAACAAGATCCCGCGGATCTGGGATTACGGAAAGACCCGTTACGTACTAGACATTCCCGGTAGGGCTTGGCCCCCGGAGAGGGGGCACAGTGTCTTTCAAGCAGTGGCTGACATGTCCGATGAGGAACGTGAAGCCGAAGCGCAGGCGGTGTCGGTGTTGTTTATCGGCCTGCCTGGTGTGGTGGGTGCCCCGCTGGTGATGGGACCCGACTATTGGGTGGATGTTGCCCGCCATCTGGTGGAGTGCGGTGTCCGGCTGGTGGCGGATTCGATCAAGCACTATGAACCGGGGGACAGCTTGGAGGCGTCGAAGGCTGCGGGGAAGTGGTGTTACGACTCGCATGAGCCGGATGAAACGTATGAGCAGCGGATCGCCCGGCTGGCTGATGAGGAGCATCAGAACTATCTGGCGAAGGTGGAGGAGATGAAGGCCGCCAGGCGAATACGCAGGAGCGGGTGGTGCAGGCAGAGGCTGTGGCGTTCGCCGCGGAGGTGA
- a CDS encoding peptidoglycan recognition protein family protein: MADPVWLPDVLRAEGLKVDIYPGAFERGHGDFGTIWGPFMHHTGSFGETPRGIAQHSSLGLASQLHLAPNGVVTLCGVGVAWHAGTGSWPGIPANNGNAVTIGIEAAHNGTAAWSEAQYGAYLKVVRAINKRLGNPWNKVVAHKEYGAIQASGTPGTST, encoded by the coding sequence ATGGCTGATCCCGTTTGGCTTCCCGACGTGCTGCGCGCCGAGGGCCTGAAGGTTGACATCTATCCCGGCGCGTTCGAACGCGGGCACGGCGACTTCGGCACTATCTGGGGTCCGTTCATGCACCACACCGGCTCGTTCGGCGAGACGCCGCGGGGTATCGCGCAGCACTCGTCTCTCGGGCTCGCGTCGCAACTCCACCTCGCGCCGAACGGTGTTGTCACGCTGTGCGGCGTCGGCGTCGCATGGCACGCGGGCACCGGCTCGTGGCCGGGCATCCCCGCGAACAACGGCAACGCCGTGACGATCGGCATCGAGGCCGCACACAACGGCACCGCGGCATGGTCGGAGGCCCAGTACGGCGCATACCTGAAGGTCGTCCGGGCCATCAACAAGCGCCTCGGCAACCCGTGGAACAAGGTCGTCGCGCACAAGGAGTACGGCGCGATCCAGGCAAGTGGGACCCCGGGAACCTCGACATGA